One genomic segment of Amycolatopsis granulosa includes these proteins:
- a CDS encoding TIGR03854 family LLM class F420-dependent oxidoreductase, which produces MKIRIGVGLGAETPPAELPGLVDRLEAAGVDSVWFSEQVYSDAVDPFIGMAHALARTSRLKAGTSVAVLPGRHPVLVAKQIAALAALAPKRVLPVFGLRPARRGERDLFEVPAGSRAAVFDESLRLLRAALSGAGDFAGEFWKLDGISVGPLPPRPVDIWLGGSAPAAFRRIGRYGDGWLGSFLSPAEARRGRAEIEAAAAAAGREIEPDHYGMSLLLSEDGIPPELAAATRQRRPDTDPADVIATSWPALHRLLDAHLEAGLTKFVIYHRGGSSEEFLDRFAEELLPRQN; this is translated from the coding sequence GTGAAGATCCGGATCGGGGTCGGGCTGGGCGCGGAGACGCCGCCCGCGGAGCTCCCGGGACTCGTGGACCGTCTGGAGGCCGCCGGGGTGGACTCGGTGTGGTTCTCCGAGCAGGTGTACTCCGACGCGGTCGACCCGTTCATCGGGATGGCGCATGCGCTTGCGCGGACGTCGCGGCTGAAGGCGGGCACGTCGGTGGCGGTCCTGCCCGGGCGCCACCCGGTGCTGGTGGCCAAGCAGATCGCCGCGCTGGCGGCGCTGGCGCCCAAGCGCGTGCTGCCGGTGTTCGGCCTGCGCCCGGCGCGGCGCGGCGAGCGGGACCTGTTCGAGGTTCCGGCCGGTTCACGAGCCGCGGTGTTCGACGAGTCGCTGCGGTTGCTGCGCGCGGCGTTGTCGGGTGCCGGGGACTTCGCCGGCGAGTTCTGGAAGCTGGACGGAATTTCCGTCGGGCCGCTGCCGCCCCGGCCGGTGGACATCTGGCTCGGCGGCAGTGCGCCCGCGGCGTTCCGGCGGATCGGCCGGTACGGCGACGGATGGCTGGGCAGTTTCCTCTCCCCCGCCGAAGCGCGGCGGGGGCGCGCGGAGATCGAGGCCGCCGCGGCCGCGGCGGGCCGCGAGATCGAACCGGACCACTACGGGATGAGCCTGCTGCTCAGCGAGGACGGCATCCCACCCGAACTGGCCGCCGCGACGCGGCAACGCCGCCCGGACACCGACCCGGCCGACGTGATCGCCACGAGCTGGCCCGCGCTCCACCGTCTCCTCGACGCCCACCTCGAAGCCGGCCTGACGAAGTTCGTGATCTACCACCGGGGCGGGTCGTCCGAGGAGTTCCTGGACCGCTTCGCCGAGGAACTGCTGCCCCGGCAGAACTGA
- a CDS encoding DUF3558 domain-containing protein — translation MFATLNACQVLDRLNAGQGYAPGENKTRRNECTATKPGAATDSLALDPVQGLNEFAQRNVAAVQTSINGRRAMQAAMPLGGCAIAVEVGEHARALVLMTLATGPRDPQACVDAQALAERLEPLLPKVR, via the coding sequence GTGTTCGCGACCTTGAATGCTTGTCAGGTTCTGGACCGGCTCAACGCCGGTCAGGGTTACGCTCCAGGGGAGAACAAGACCAGGCGAAACGAATGCACGGCGACGAAACCGGGTGCCGCTACCGACAGTCTGGCCCTTGATCCTGTTCAGGGACTCAATGAGTTCGCGCAACGGAACGTCGCGGCTGTGCAGACCTCGATCAACGGACGTCGCGCCATGCAGGCTGCCATGCCGCTGGGCGGCTGTGCCATTGCGGTCGAGGTGGGTGAGCATGCGCGCGCTCTCGTGCTGATGACACTCGCCACCGGCCCACGCGATCCGCAGGCGTGCGTGGACGCCCAGGCGCTGGCGGAGCGGCTGGAGCCGCTGCTGCCGAAGGTGCGGTAG
- a CDS encoding DUF3558 family protein has protein sequence MTINSRVREAVALTAVVFAAAGCTATVAGTASRASETSSQQRPDVFAGLDACRVLDQLNAGQGYEPGENKSRRNQCNATKSGVSGNSLALDPVQGLDEFASRNKDVVSISINGRAAMQAPIPTGGCAIAVEVTDHARALVLMTLSTGPDDPQACVDAKALAERLEPLLPKAQ, from the coding sequence GTGACCATCAACAGTAGAGTCCGCGAGGCTGTTGCTCTTACTGCCGTCGTCTTCGCTGCGGCTGGGTGTACCGCCACGGTGGCGGGAACAGCATCACGGGCGTCCGAAACGAGTTCCCAGCAGCGCCCTGATGTGTTCGCAGGCCTCGACGCTTGCCGGGTGCTCGACCAGCTCAACGCTGGACAGGGCTATGAGCCCGGGGAGAACAAGAGCAGGCGGAATCAGTGCAATGCCACGAAATCGGGCGTCTCGGGGAACAGCCTCGCACTCGACCCTGTGCAAGGGCTCGACGAGTTCGCGAGCAGGAACAAGGACGTGGTGAGCATTTCCATCAACGGACGCGCCGCCATGCAAGCGCCCATCCCCACAGGTGGTTGCGCGATCGCGGTTGAGGTCACGGACCATGCGCGGGCACTGGTGCTGATGACACTGTCCACTGGGCCGGACGATCCGCAGGCTTGTGTGGACGCCAAGGCCCTGGCGGAACGACTCGAGCCGCTGTTGCCCAAGGCGCAGTGA
- a CDS encoding DUF3558 domain-containing protein: MVESDVFAGLNACQILDRLVAGQGFDPGENKSHRNQCGATKHDFGTLGVALDPKQGLSEFAQANAAVRSTSVNGRDALQADIPTGGCAIAVEVGEHARALVLATLVTGPRDPQACVDAHSLAEKLEPLLPKVQ; this comes from the coding sequence GTGGTTGAGTCCGATGTGTTCGCCGGTCTGAATGCATGTCAGATACTCGATCGACTTGTCGCGGGGCAAGGGTTCGATCCCGGGGAGAACAAGAGCCACCGCAACCAGTGCGGTGCGACCAAGCACGACTTCGGAACCCTCGGTGTCGCGTTGGATCCCAAGCAGGGCCTGAGTGAGTTCGCCCAGGCGAACGCGGCCGTGAGGAGCACCTCGGTTAACGGGCGCGACGCGCTGCAGGCCGACATCCCCACCGGTGGGTGCGCGATCGCAGTGGAGGTGGGTGAGCACGCTCGTGCGCTGGTGCTGGCTACCCTGGTTACCGGCCCCCGTGATCCGCAGGCGTGCGTGGACGCGCACTCTCTTGCCGAGAAGCTCGAGCCGCTGCTGCCCAAGGTGCAGTGA
- a CDS encoding enoyl-CoA hydratase-related protein, with translation MTDELVHYSVRSGVATITLDSPHNRNALSAQLRRELSGALTQAVGDDAVRVIVLTHTGTVFCAGMDLKEARGAGAGDQGVNEFPRILEQIWTSPKPVVAKLSGVARAGGVGMIAAADIVVATTAVTFAFSEVRIGVVPAVISLTVLPRVHPRAAQELFLTGEVFDAERAAEIGLITKAVDADRLDAETERYVKSLALGGPAALAATKELLASPRPATPAEGFPEMLKLSAQFFASEEGQEGIRAFAEKRKPNWVPQD, from the coding sequence GTGACTGATGAACTGGTGCATTACTCGGTGCGGAGTGGTGTCGCGACGATCACCCTGGACTCGCCGCACAACCGGAACGCCCTGTCCGCTCAGCTGCGCCGTGAGCTGTCCGGCGCGCTCACCCAGGCCGTGGGCGACGACGCCGTCCGCGTGATCGTGCTCACCCACACCGGCACGGTGTTCTGCGCCGGCATGGACCTGAAGGAGGCGCGCGGGGCCGGGGCCGGGGACCAGGGCGTCAACGAGTTCCCGCGCATCCTCGAGCAGATCTGGACCAGCCCCAAACCGGTCGTCGCGAAGCTGTCCGGGGTCGCCCGGGCCGGTGGGGTGGGCATGATCGCCGCCGCGGACATCGTGGTCGCCACCACGGCGGTCACCTTCGCGTTCTCCGAGGTCCGCATCGGCGTCGTGCCGGCGGTGATCTCGCTGACCGTGCTGCCGCGCGTCCACCCGCGCGCCGCCCAGGAGCTGTTCCTCACCGGCGAGGTGTTCGACGCCGAGCGGGCCGCCGAGATCGGGCTGATCACCAAGGCCGTCGACGCCGACCGGCTGGACGCCGAAACCGAGCGCTACGTCAAGTCCCTCGCGCTCGGCGGCCCGGCCGCGCTGGCCGCGACCAAGGAGCTGCTGGCGAGCCCGCGCCCGGCCACCCCGGCGGAGGGCTTCCCGGAGATGCTCAAGCTGTCCGCGCAGTTCTTCGCCAGCGAGGAAGGTCAGGAGGGCATCCGCGCGTTCGCCGAGAAGCGCAAGCCGAACTGGGTCCCGCAGGACTAG
- a CDS encoding barstar family protein produces MSQTSSQKIVEQARARGAYSHLIGSRPTDKMSALDAIASALSFPDWFGRNLDALYDCLTDLSWLPYGEHVLVWEGSDLLKQADPKAYLAIRGVLSDAERALAPGGDRADSRRLTVALTDG; encoded by the coding sequence ATGTCCCAGACGTCTTCGCAGAAGATCGTCGAGCAGGCCCGCGCACGCGGTGCCTACTCGCACCTCATCGGCAGCCGGCCCACCGACAAGATGTCCGCGCTCGACGCCATCGCGTCCGCCCTGTCCTTTCCGGACTGGTTCGGCCGCAACCTGGACGCGCTCTACGACTGCCTCACCGACCTGTCGTGGCTGCCCTACGGCGAACACGTGCTGGTGTGGGAGGGGTCGGACCTGCTGAAGCAGGCCGACCCGAAGGCGTACCTGGCGATCCGCGGCGTGCTCTCGGACGCCGAGCGGGCCCTCGCACCGGGCGGCGACCGCGCCGACAGCCGCCGGCTCACGGTCGCCCTCACCGACGGCTAG
- a CDS encoding ribonuclease domain-containing protein yields the protein MSSRRRITVALVGLIVLVFGGWIVRETTTSTDPAPGLTALSSLPPEAAQTWRLIQAGGPFPYRSDGTVFDNREKRLPVKASGYYHEYTVPTPGSPDRGARRLITGSPAELYYTGDHYASFVQVDPSK from the coding sequence GTGTCAAGCAGGAGGCGGATCACCGTCGCGCTGGTCGGGCTCATCGTGCTCGTGTTCGGTGGGTGGATCGTGCGCGAGACCACCACGTCGACGGACCCGGCGCCCGGGCTGACGGCGCTGTCCAGCCTGCCCCCGGAAGCCGCCCAGACCTGGCGCCTCATCCAGGCGGGCGGGCCGTTCCCGTACCGCAGCGACGGAACGGTGTTCGACAACCGGGAGAAGCGGCTCCCCGTCAAGGCGAGCGGTTACTACCACGAGTACACCGTGCCCACGCCCGGAAGCCCGGACCGCGGGGCCCGCCGGTTGATCACCGGATCGCCGGCGGAGCTGTACTACACCGGCGATCACTACGCTTCCTTCGTCCAGGTCGACCCGTCGAAGTAA
- a CDS encoding quinone oxidoreductase family protein, translating into MFAVYAREPNPENPLDALTVGERPDPEVPSGWVKVAVKAASLNMHDIWTLRGVGIKPDQFPMILGCDGAGVLEDGTEVVLHSVINAPGWQGDDTLDPKRTLLTEKYQGTFADYVVVPARNAVPKPAGLSFAEAATMGTAWLTAYRMLFVKSGLRPGQTMLVQGASGGVSTALVQLGRAAGLRVWVTGRSEEKRALAEQLGAHQTFETGARLPEQVDGVFETVGKATWAHSLKSLKPGGVLVVSGSTSGPDPSADLQRVFFLQLRVVGSTMGTRDELEDMLRYLDLSGIRPQIGKELPLSEAAEGFRLMQEGATAGKIVFTTEAR; encoded by the coding sequence ATGTTCGCCGTCTACGCCCGAGAACCGAACCCCGAAAACCCGCTCGACGCGCTCACCGTCGGCGAGCGGCCGGACCCGGAGGTGCCGTCCGGCTGGGTGAAGGTCGCCGTCAAGGCCGCCAGCCTGAACATGCACGACATCTGGACCCTGCGCGGGGTCGGGATCAAGCCGGACCAGTTCCCGATGATCCTCGGCTGCGACGGGGCCGGTGTGCTGGAGGACGGCACGGAGGTCGTGCTGCATTCGGTGATCAACGCCCCGGGCTGGCAGGGTGACGACACCCTCGACCCGAAACGCACCCTGCTCACCGAGAAGTACCAGGGCACGTTCGCCGACTACGTGGTCGTGCCGGCCCGCAACGCGGTGCCGAAGCCGGCCGGGTTGTCCTTCGCCGAGGCCGCGACGATGGGGACCGCGTGGCTGACGGCCTACCGGATGCTGTTCGTCAAGTCCGGGCTGCGCCCCGGGCAGACGATGCTGGTGCAGGGCGCCTCCGGTGGCGTCTCCACCGCGCTGGTCCAGCTCGGCCGCGCCGCCGGCCTGCGGGTCTGGGTGACCGGCCGGTCGGAGGAGAAGCGCGCGCTGGCCGAGCAGCTGGGTGCGCACCAGACGTTCGAGACCGGCGCGCGGCTGCCGGAGCAGGTGGACGGTGTGTTCGAGACCGTCGGGAAGGCGACCTGGGCTCACTCGCTCAAGTCGCTCAAGCCCGGCGGTGTCCTCGTGGTGTCCGGTTCGACCAGCGGCCCGGACCCGAGCGCGGACCTGCAGCGGGTGTTCTTCCTGCAGCTGCGCGTGGTGGGCTCCACCATGGGCACCCGCGACGAGCTGGAGGACATGCTGCGCTACCTCGACCTCAGCGGCATCCGGCCGCAGATCGGCAAGGAGCTGCCGCTGTCGGAGGCCGCCGAGGGCTTCCGGCTGATGCAGGAGGGCGCGACCGCGGGCAAGATCGTGTTCACCACGGAAGCGCGTTGA
- a CDS encoding alpha/beta fold hydrolase — MTAVQREIEAAPGSRTAGPEDIRAGHRSFAGVRTRVLEVGPKPKRGTGRLVLLHGYCDSADTWRPALAELAAAGMPAVAVDLPGFGAADPLRPGAILAQLDAFVAEVTRCYADRGKVVLGGNSLGGTMSLRAACREQLPIAGVVSIAAPGFVDSWLVRTVGKYPLPLRLAASLPVPVPGFVVRTIAGLVVPWLLYADRSAADIAHVSRFTGLFPDFRSTTTRLDQARRLVAELAGAYDGLESIKVPLLVVACGKDRLVTAAAGRRLHTLVPHSQLMLREEWGHCPQLDDPVAIAELLSYFRAGALHKKPRRRAPGLAQQAAG; from the coding sequence ATGACCGCAGTGCAGCGGGAAATCGAGGCGGCGCCGGGCTCCCGGACCGCCGGCCCGGAGGACATCCGGGCCGGCCACCGGAGTTTCGCGGGCGTGCGCACCAGGGTGCTCGAGGTCGGTCCGAAGCCGAAGCGGGGCACCGGAAGACTCGTCCTGCTGCACGGCTACTGCGACAGCGCCGACACCTGGCGCCCGGCGCTGGCCGAACTGGCCGCCGCCGGCATGCCCGCGGTCGCGGTCGACCTGCCCGGCTTCGGTGCGGCTGATCCCCTGCGACCGGGCGCGATCCTCGCCCAGCTCGACGCGTTCGTCGCCGAGGTCACCCGCTGCTACGCCGACCGCGGCAAGGTCGTGCTGGGTGGTAACTCCCTGGGCGGCACGATGAGCCTCCGCGCGGCCTGCCGCGAGCAGCTGCCGATCGCCGGCGTGGTGTCGATCGCCGCTCCCGGGTTCGTGGACTCCTGGCTGGTCCGGACCGTCGGGAAGTACCCGCTGCCGCTGCGGCTGGCCGCGTCGCTGCCGGTGCCGGTGCCCGGGTTCGTCGTGCGGACCATCGCCGGTCTCGTGGTGCCGTGGCTGCTCTACGCCGACCGCTCGGCCGCCGACATCGCGCACGTCTCCCGGTTCACCGGGCTGTTCCCCGACTTCCGGTCGACCACCACTCGCCTGGACCAGGCGCGCCGGCTGGTCGCCGAGCTGGCCGGCGCCTACGACGGGCTGGAGTCGATCAAGGTCCCGCTGCTGGTCGTCGCGTGCGGCAAGGACCGGCTGGTGACCGCGGCCGCCGGGCGGCGCTTGCACACCCTGGTGCCGCACAGCCAGCTGATGCTGCGCGAGGAGTGGGGCCACTGCCCGCAGCTGGACGACCCGGTCGCGATCGCCGAGCTGCTGAGCTACTTCCGGGCCGGCGCCCTGCACAAGAAGCCGCGGCGGCGGGCGCCCGGCCTCGCCCAGCAAGCCGCCGGCTGA
- a CDS encoding carboxymuconolactone decarboxylase family protein, translating to MDARLNLFASPTAGKFVKYILSAGKVLENSTLPMTTQALVTLRASQINGCGYCTDMHFKDALAAGEDPLRLNLVAAWREATVFTEAERAALELTEEGTRIADAAGGVSDEVWANAAKHYDEDQLAALVGAIALINTWNRLNVITRNPAGDYQPGQFG from the coding sequence GTGGACGCTCGTCTGAACCTCTTCGCCAGCCCGACCGCGGGAAAGTTCGTGAAGTACATCCTGTCGGCAGGAAAGGTGCTCGAGAACTCGACGCTGCCGATGACCACACAGGCGCTGGTGACGCTGCGCGCCAGCCAGATCAACGGCTGCGGCTACTGCACGGACATGCACTTCAAGGACGCGCTGGCGGCCGGTGAGGACCCGCTGCGGCTCAACCTGGTCGCGGCCTGGCGCGAGGCGACCGTGTTCACCGAGGCCGAGCGCGCGGCCCTGGAGCTGACCGAGGAGGGCACCCGGATCGCCGACGCGGCCGGCGGGGTCAGCGACGAGGTGTGGGCCAACGCGGCCAAGCACTACGACGAGGATCAGCTCGCCGCCCTGGTCGGCGCCATCGCGCTCATCAACACGTGGAACCGGCTCAACGTGATCACCCGTAACCCGGCCGGGGACTACCAGCCGGGCCAGTTCGGCTGA
- a CDS encoding amino acid permease, translating to MAVRELFRRKPVEQIEAEDGGGLQRTLGLWQLTAIGVGGIIGAGIFSLAGAVANETAGPAVLISFLVAGVASAAAAFSYAEFAGLIPRAGSAYTYGYAVLGELVGWFIGWDLLLEYTAIVAVVAIGISGYFNDLLGFLHIHLPLWMSGAPGTEPAGVASGSYKVNLFAALLCLLIAFILNQGMRSAARFETLLVYLKVAVVVLVIVVGAFHVKTGNWSNFFPFGISGAFTGAATVFFAVFGYDAMSTAAEESTDSQKHMPKAILYSLGISMVLYVLACLVLTGMVPFTDINPEAAFSSAFESVGLRWLGAVIAVGAIVGILTVLFTFLLGATRVGYAMSRDGLLPRWFSGTHPVRKVPSRMTWILGVAAAVIAGLLPIGEAAELTNIGILLAFVVVCVAVVVLRYRRPDLPRTFRCPGVPVVPAIGVAFSLWLITFLKPETWLRFVIWFVIGMVVYFSYGRRHSLLARHHQR from the coding sequence GTGGCCGTACGCGAGCTGTTCCGGCGCAAACCCGTCGAGCAGATCGAGGCCGAGGACGGCGGCGGGCTCCAGCGAACCCTGGGCCTGTGGCAGCTGACCGCGATCGGCGTGGGCGGGATCATCGGGGCGGGCATCTTCTCGCTCGCCGGCGCGGTGGCGAACGAGACCGCGGGACCCGCGGTGCTCATCTCGTTCCTGGTGGCCGGCGTCGCCAGTGCAGCCGCAGCCTTCTCCTACGCCGAGTTCGCCGGCCTGATCCCGCGGGCCGGCTCCGCCTACACCTACGGATACGCGGTGCTCGGCGAGCTGGTCGGCTGGTTCATCGGCTGGGACCTGCTGCTGGAGTACACCGCGATCGTCGCCGTGGTGGCGATCGGCATCTCGGGCTACTTCAACGATTTGCTGGGTTTCCTGCACATCCACCTGCCGCTGTGGATGTCCGGCGCGCCGGGCACCGAACCGGCGGGCGTGGCATCGGGTTCGTACAAGGTGAACCTGTTTGCCGCACTGCTGTGCCTGCTGATCGCGTTCATCCTCAACCAGGGCATGCGGTCGGCCGCGCGGTTCGAGACGCTGCTGGTGTACCTCAAGGTCGCGGTCGTGGTCCTGGTGATCGTTGTCGGCGCGTTCCACGTCAAGACCGGCAACTGGTCGAACTTCTTCCCGTTCGGGATCAGCGGGGCGTTCACCGGCGCGGCGACGGTGTTCTTCGCGGTGTTCGGCTACGACGCGATGTCCACCGCCGCCGAGGAGTCGACCGATTCGCAGAAACACATGCCCAAGGCGATCCTGTACTCGCTCGGGATCTCCATGGTGCTGTACGTGCTGGCCTGCCTCGTGCTGACGGGCATGGTGCCCTTCACCGACATCAACCCGGAAGCGGCGTTCTCCAGCGCCTTCGAGTCCGTCGGGTTGCGGTGGCTGGGCGCGGTCATCGCGGTCGGCGCGATCGTCGGCATCCTGACGGTGTTGTTCACGTTCCTGCTCGGTGCGACGCGCGTCGGGTACGCGATGAGCCGCGACGGTCTGCTGCCCAGGTGGTTCTCCGGCACGCACCCGGTGCGGAAGGTGCCCAGCCGGATGACGTGGATCCTGGGCGTGGCGGCGGCGGTGATCGCCGGGTTGCTGCCGATCGGCGAGGCAGCCGAGCTGACCAACATCGGGATCCTGCTGGCGTTCGTGGTGGTGTGCGTCGCCGTCGTGGTGCTGCGGTACCGCCGGCCGGACCTGCCGCGCACGTTCCGCTGTCCCGGGGTGCCGGTGGTGCCGGCGATCGGGGTCGCGTTCTCGCTCTGGCTGATCACGTTCCTCAAGCCGGAGACGTGGCTGCGGTTCGTGATCTGGTTCGTGATCGGGATGGTGGTGTACTTCTCTTACGGGCGGCGGCATTCGCTCCTGGCGCGTCACCACCAGAGGTAG
- a CDS encoding YceI family protein, whose product MTESLIPTRVVDGVELPAAGTWRIDPGHAEVAFVGRHFMLTKVRGRFTAVDGAVEVAEDPADSRISVTIEMASVNSGDQARDDHLRSADFFDVESNPVATFVSTGVHWEGNGGSMTGDLTIKGVTKPVTLTVDYLGYAQDPWDNHRAVFSARGRINREDWGLTWNMPLAKGGLLVSREIDLELEVELIHAG is encoded by the coding sequence ATGACCGAATCACTGATCCCCACCCGTGTCGTGGACGGCGTGGAGCTGCCGGCCGCCGGCACGTGGCGGATCGACCCGGGGCACGCCGAGGTCGCCTTCGTCGGCCGGCACTTCATGCTCACCAAGGTCCGCGGCCGGTTCACCGCCGTGGACGGCGCGGTGGAGGTCGCGGAAGACCCCGCGGACAGCAGAATCTCCGTGACCATCGAGATGGCGTCGGTGAACAGCGGCGACCAGGCCCGGGACGACCACCTGCGCTCGGCCGACTTCTTCGACGTGGAGAGCAACCCGGTCGCCACCTTCGTGTCCACCGGCGTCCACTGGGAGGGCAACGGCGGCTCGATGACCGGCGACCTGACGATCAAGGGCGTGACGAAGCCGGTCACCCTGACGGTCGACTACCTCGGCTACGCGCAGGACCCGTGGGACAACCACCGCGCGGTGTTCTCCGCCCGCGGCCGGATCAACCGCGAAGACTGGGGGCTGACCTGGAACATGCCGCTGGCCAAGGGCGGCCTGCTGGTGTCGCGGGAGATCGACCTGGAGCTCGAGGTCGAGCTGATCCACGCCGGCTGA
- a CDS encoding MarR family winged helix-turn-helix transcriptional regulator: MGTKDESGLQAWRAMLLASNAALRAIDADLTRSGTIPLTWYDVLLELNAGPERRLRMNDLAERVVLSRTRVSRLVDEMVLAGLVTKVRDEADRRVVRAAMTDEGVRAFRATAPQYLRGIEQHFSQYLTDEEKKVMATALQRVREAHGCVIATPDSLRRNGRNN; the protein is encoded by the coding sequence ATGGGCACGAAAGACGAGAGCGGCCTGCAAGCCTGGCGGGCCATGCTGCTGGCGTCCAATGCCGCGCTGCGCGCCATCGACGCGGACCTGACCAGGAGCGGCACCATCCCGCTCACCTGGTACGACGTGTTGCTGGAGCTGAACGCGGGCCCCGAGCGACGGCTGCGGATGAACGACCTGGCCGAACGGGTCGTGCTCAGCCGGACCCGGGTGAGCCGGCTGGTGGACGAGATGGTGCTGGCCGGGCTGGTGACCAAGGTCCGCGACGAGGCGGACCGCCGGGTCGTGCGGGCGGCCATGACCGATGAGGGCGTGCGGGCCTTCCGCGCCACCGCCCCGCAGTACCTGCGCGGCATCGAACAGCACTTCTCGCAGTACCTCACCGACGAGGAGAAGAAGGTCATGGCAACCGCGCTGCAGCGGGTCCGGGAGGCACACGGGTGCGTGATCGCCACGCCGGATTCCCTGCGGCGCAACGGAAGGAACAACTGA
- a CDS encoding DsbA family oxidoreductase, with protein sequence MIQSVDVAPGDPRLPAAPNVIVVYSDLNCSFAHVAVHRLHETRARLGLTRTVHFDHRAFPLELFNLGVNERPGVDSEVAVLGALEPDAGWQLWQEKDWRYPVTMLPALEAVQAAKHQGLPVAERLDRALRKAFWAQSRCISLRNVILDVAAETGVVDVTDLARRLDRGEARAAVLDQFESARDDRVVCSPHLFLADGTNVANPGVTARWVNGEFGVGFPVIDSDEPDIYPTLLEKAASLA encoded by the coding sequence ATGATCCAGTCGGTCGACGTCGCCCCGGGTGATCCCCGGCTACCCGCAGCGCCGAACGTGATCGTGGTCTATTCGGACCTCAACTGCTCGTTCGCCCACGTCGCCGTGCACCGGCTGCACGAGACGCGGGCACGGCTCGGGCTCACCCGCACGGTGCACTTCGACCACCGCGCCTTCCCGCTCGAACTGTTCAACCTCGGGGTCAACGAGCGGCCCGGGGTCGACTCCGAGGTCGCCGTGCTCGGTGCGCTGGAGCCGGACGCCGGATGGCAGCTGTGGCAGGAGAAGGACTGGCGGTATCCGGTGACCATGCTCCCGGCGCTGGAGGCCGTGCAGGCCGCCAAGCACCAGGGCCTGCCCGTCGCGGAACGGCTCGACCGCGCGCTGCGGAAGGCGTTCTGGGCGCAGAGCCGGTGCATCTCGCTGCGCAACGTGATCCTGGACGTGGCGGCCGAGACCGGCGTGGTGGACGTGACCGACCTCGCCCGGCGGCTCGACCGCGGCGAGGCCCGCGCGGCGGTGCTCGATCAGTTCGAGTCGGCACGCGACGACCGGGTCGTCTGCAGCCCCCACCTGTTCCTGGCCGACGGCACGAACGTGGCCAATCCCGGTGTCACGGCGCGCTGGGTGAACGGTGAGTTCGGCGTCGGCTTCCCGGTGATCGACTCGGACGAGCCGGACATCTACCCGACGCTGCTGGAGAAGGCGGCGAGCCTGGCATGA
- a CDS encoding TIGR03618 family F420-dependent PPOX class oxidoreductase — protein sequence MTTTADGLRLVAELAAPERWLAVLVTARPSGRPAVSVVNAGILPHPVTGETVVAFVSRGRTRKLANLRERPHATLVFRSGWEWVSVSGPVELAGPDDDLPGLPDLRTLLRDIYAAAGGVHPDLDEYDRAMAEDRRTAVLLRPERFTTNPPGTEHKEPE from the coding sequence ATGACCACGACCGCTGACGGCCTCCGGCTGGTGGCCGAACTCGCCGCGCCGGAGCGGTGGCTCGCCGTGCTGGTGACCGCCCGGCCCAGCGGCCGGCCGGCCGTCTCCGTGGTGAACGCGGGAATCCTGCCCCACCCGGTGACCGGTGAGACCGTGGTCGCGTTCGTCTCGCGCGGCCGCACCAGAAAGCTCGCCAACCTGCGCGAGCGTCCACACGCGACGCTCGTGTTCCGGTCCGGCTGGGAGTGGGTATCGGTGTCCGGCCCGGTGGAGCTGGCCGGACCCGACGACGACCTGCCCGGCCTGCCGGACCTGCGCACCCTGCTCCGCGACATCTACGCCGCCGCCGGCGGGGTGCACCCGGACCTGGACGAATACGACCGGGCGATGGCCGAGGACCGCCGCACCGCGGTGCTCCTGCGGCCGGAGCGCTTCACCACCAACCCACCTGGCACCGAACACAAGGAACCGGAATGA